The Schistocerca nitens isolate TAMUIC-IGC-003100 chromosome 7, iqSchNite1.1, whole genome shotgun sequence genome contains a region encoding:
- the LOC126194996 gene encoding facilitated trehalose transporter Tret1-like, whose product MASEKAVAGVATQFLGAFVANLISLNTGYVVGWSAVAIPVLENNGTANDTAPLDRPLTKDESSWVATVLFIAWIAGPAACSFISQRWGYKVAGYLVGTISAMAGVIIMLAPSLATMLVGRVLTGFAAGCTPVVTTTYITEAAQEHIRGAVGTFFGLLFNGGILIAYLMGAVASYQIVCAMAVILPIVYLLGFFFLPESPQYLLSKGRDGDAVKSLRWFRTAGHNVSQELEQLRSNLDSGASENGGRGLSVVQFFKDRTCRLGFITVVMVILNQQFAGVTIALNYLVQMFSATGNSSTAAWSAVVVGALQFLATFVSSALVDRAGRRPLLMATNGGMAACLLALGGYSFAQDRGSDVASVWWLPVAAMSLLLFLNAIGVGPLFFVIVNELFAPEAAPVGVSIGLGCQMLVATFVMKSYVILVDWLQLYGCYWFFSTCCILSNVYIFFFLPETKNRPISEILRDLRRERRNKNEDAEKYDQVSTKECHKQVA is encoded by the exons ATGGCGTCGGAAAAGGCGGTCGCCGGCGTTGCCACGCAGTTCCTGGGCGCCTTCGTTG CTAACCTCATATCGCTGAACACTGGTTACGTCGTCGGGTGGTCGGCTGTGGCTATCCCTGTTCTGGAGAACAACGGGACAGCCAACGATACCGCTCCGTTGGACCGGCCGCTGACTAAAGACGAATCATCATGGGTGGCGACGGTCCTCTTCATTGCTTGGATCGCGGGCCCTGCAGCTTGCAGCTTCATAAGCCAGCGCTGGGGCTACAAGGTCGCTGGTTATCTGGTGGGTACCATTTCGGCCATGGCCGGAGTGATCATCATGCTGGCGCCATCACTGGCCACCATGCTGGTGGGACGAGTCTTGACTGGATTTGCTGCCGGGTGTACACCTGTGGTCACCACGACCTACATAACCGAGGCGGCACAGGAACACATACGGGGCGCTGTCGGAACTTTCTTTGGGCTCCTCTTCAATGGTGGTATCCTGATCGCCTACCTCATGGGCGCCGTAGCCTCGTACCAAATCGTTTGTGCTATGGCCGTCATCTTGCCAATTGTGTACCTACTGGGGTTCTTCTTCCTGCCCGAATCACCACAGTATCTGCTGTCCAAGGGTAGAGATGGCGACGCTGTCAAGTCCTTGAGATGGTTCCGCACTGCTGGCCACAACGTCAGTCAGGAGCTGGAACAGCTGCGGTCGAATCTCGACAGTGGGGCGTCGGAAAACGGGGGCAGAGGGCTTTCGGTGGTCCAGTTCTTCAAGGACAGGACGTGCCGTCTCGgcttcattaccgtcgtcatggtcATCCTCAACCAGCAGTTCGCTGGCGTTACGATAGCTCTGAACTACTTAGTGCAGATGTTCTCCGCAACCGGCAACAGTTCGACAGCGGCCTGGTCAGCCGTAGTGGTTGGCGCCCTGCAGTTTCTGGCGACCTTCGTATCCTCCGCTCTGGTGGACCGGGCTGGGCGTCGCCCACTCCTGATGGCCACCAACGGCGGAATGGCCGCCTGCCTGCTCGCCCTGGGCGGCTACTCCTTCGCCCAGGACCGCGGATCGGACGTGGCTTCTGTCTGGTGGCTGCCTGTGGCCGCCATGTCGCTGCTGCTCTTTCTCAACGCCATAGGCGTCGGCCCGCTGTTCTTCGTGATCGTCAACGAGCTGTTCGCTCCGGAGGCCGCACCGGTTGGCGTCTCCATCGGCCTCGGTTGCCAGATGCTGGTCGCCACCTTCGTCATGAAGTCGTATGTCATACTCGTCGACTGGTTGCAGCTCTACGGCTGCTACTGGTTCTTCAGCACTTGTTGTATCCTCAGTAACGTGTACATATTCTTTTTCTTACCGGAGACAAAGAATCGCCCCATTAGTGAAATTCTTCGAGATCTAAGGAGAGagcgaagaaataaaaatgaagacGCAGAAAAGTACGATCAGGTGTCTACGAAGGAGTGTCATAAGCAAGTTGCATAG